TTGTATCCATCTTTCGGAAGTTTATCTATATTTGATCATCAGCAGTTCAGATGCGAAAATTTTACATATAAAGGTTTGTTCTTCTTCACATTTATACAAATTTGTCAATGAGTTGAGTCATAAATTGTATAAGAATTTAAAGAGTAACATTACACTTACTGTTCTTTAGCTTTATGGATGAGCTTAATTTTCATCAATATCTGAGCGATTAATATTCAAATATTGCCCAATAAAAAATGCCCTATCTAGTATTTAATAGCACTCAAAAAGTATGAAGATTTCATAAAGAAGGCTCATTTATTTAGGTATACTCAGTCAGATACAGTTAACCTCATAGAAGAATCTTCTACCACCTGGACTCTAATGAGTATCAATAAAACTCAGTCATTATTGCCCGTACCCGTAGGTAATTTACAAGTTCCTGAGTTTCCACCTAGTTATTCAGGTGCGACTGATCAGCCTATCCAGTTTTCACTCATCATTCCTACCTACAAAGAGAGTGGAAATATTAGAAATGTTGTTGAGAAGTTAACTCAAATACTTGATGAGTTTATCCCAGGCGATTATGAACTAATCGTGGTAGATGATGATAGCCCGGATGGCACATGGGAAGTGGCGTTGTCTTTGACATCAGAGTATCCACAATTACAAGTAATGCGACGGCAGCAAGAAAGAGGACTGTCAACAGCTGTAATTCGTGGTTGGCAAGCAGCAAGAGGTAATATCTTAGGTGTAATTGATGGAGACTTGCAACATCCGCCTCATGTATTGCAAGAACTCTTGACTAAAATCCATAGAGGAGCAGATTTAGCAGTAGCCAGCCGTCACGTAGATGGGGGTGGCGTAAGTAGCTGGAGTTTTATTAGACGCTTTTTATCTCGCGGGGCGCAATTGTTAGGACTGATGATTCTACCTAGAGTTTTGGGTAGAGTTTCCGACCCCATGAGTGGTTATTTTATGGTGCGTCGTGAATGTATTACCAATGCCACTTTTAACCCGGTAGGGTACAAGATTTTATTAGAGGTAATTGGGCGTGGTCAAGTAGATGAAATTGCGGAAGCAGGCTATGTATTTCGTGAACGCCAAGAAGGCGAGAGCAAAGTTACATGGAAGCAGTATGTAGACTACATCCGCCATTTAATTCGTTTACGAATTTCTACAGGTAGACTACAAAGAATTAATGAAAGCTTCCCCTTGGGTAGATTTGTCCGTTTTGGCTTGGTAGGGTTAAGTGGAGTATTTATAGATATGGCACTGCTGTACCTACTCAGTGACCCATCAACACTAGGCTGGCCTTTAACCCGCAGTAAAATTATCGCCTCGGAAATAGCAATTTTTAATAACTTCCTGTGGAATGATGCCTGGACATTTGCCGATGTGTCTATGCAGCAACAAGGTTGGTCGCAACGGATCAAGCGGTTTGTAAAATTTAATATTGTCTGCCTTGCCGGCTTAGTGCTGAATGTCTTGATATTAAATATTGTGTTTAACTATCTCATTCCCAACCGCTATATTGCTAACCTCATTGCGATCGCCATAGCTACCGTTTGGAACTTCTGGGTTAACTTGCGTCTGAGTTGGCGTGTCACTCAAGTCAAATAAGCAGCTTGAAAAAACTCCTGTTCACAAAACATAGCGTAGCGATAAGTTGAATGGGTTATGGCATTAGCACTAGCGTAATTTTCTACCAAACTTTCTAATTGTTGCGCCAAGGGTAAAAAATCCGCGCTACTGTAAGTACGAATCCAGTCAGCATACCGATGATGAGGAATACCATTCTTAGCTAACTCCTCACCCAAAAAAGCATACAACCGCATACAGGGAGACATAGCCGCAGCCGTTAAACCTACATCCCCACTCCAAGCAGTAGCTAACAAAAAATCAGTATAGCGACGAGTGGCTCCTCCAGGTTGGACAGAACGCAAATCTACACCCCATTTTGCTGCATAGCCTTCGTGTAGCCGCAGTTCCTCAAGTACACCACCAGCTAATGAGTGAAACGTGGTAAAACCAACCCAGTCTGGTGACTTAGCGGCCGCAATACTATAAGCACGGGCAAAAGCCTCTAAGAAAAAAGCATCCTGCCCCACATAGTAAGCAAATTTCCGCTCCTCAAGACTACCATCACCAATACCTTGAACAAAAGGATGTTCTAAGCAAGCTTGGGCTAAATCTTGGTTTGCTGTCCAAAGTTCGTTTGAGAGAGTCATTAGTCATTAGTCCATAGTCATTAGTCCATAGTCAACAGTCAACACTCAACACTCAAAATGGGAAAAACTGTAGCAAGACTGAACCTAAACTACCTACAAAGTCGAAGAAACTGGGTTTACCAGTGCTGAGTTTTTCTGTATATGGTGTTTGTAGTTCTTTGATGAAAGCTTGAGAGGTTTGTATTCCTCTGGCGTTATTTTGTGTTGTAAATAGTTTTTCGGCGATTTGTGCGTCTTGCGCTGCGCCTTGACGGTCAAAAATTTGGTATTTAGAAATACCCCGCGCTAAGTATGCTCCTGCATATTCTGGTTGCGCAGCGATCGCTTGATTAAAATAATAGATGGCTTGTTGTTGATTGCCTTTTTGCGCTTCAGCTACACCTAAAGCATAAAATTCATCTGGTGTTGCAACTTGTAATGGTATACCTACTGCACCCTGAAAGTTGGTTCCTTGCAAATATGCACCTGTAAATTGGGCATTACTTAAGAACGCGCCTCTTAAATCTGCACCAGCTAAATTTGCGCCACTGAGTTTGGCTTCACTTAAATTCACCCCGGCTAAACCTGCACCACTTAAGTTTGCACCCCGTAAATCAGCACCACTTAAGTTTGCCCGGCTTAAATTTGCACCTGCTAAGTTAGCACCACTTAAATTCGCTCCAGACAAGTCAGCCATAACTAAGCCAGCACCACTTAAGTTACAGTTTTGACATTGTTTTGTTGCCAATAGCTGTCTAACATGTTCTTGATTTGCCGCTTGGGCAATATTGATAAAACTAATAGATGTTATAACGGTAGTTGCGATAAAAATTAGATTTTTCATAGTCAATTTTGGAGTGTTTCTGCCTAGTACCCAAATCAGCGTGATGGTGTATCAGTTGTAATTTTTTCTTTATACCTTTATGAGTAGCTAGAAAATATTTACAAGCACTGATTACTGACAAAATTCCATCTGCAAGCTTATGATATGAGCCACTTGAGCAATTTGCCCTCCGTATAGACCGACCTAAATCACTGCTCAACAATACTTATAGGTTGAGTAAAACTGGTAACTTCTGGAGTTTTAAATTCAAAGCCCATTTTTTGAGGAACAGGCGCACTCAATCGCGTAAATATACTGAGTGTAAAGGTTATGATAGCAGCTAATAAGAGTTTTTCTAGCATAATTTTGACTCTGCCGATACCGCAATATAACTTCAAGTTATAGAGGTGCTAAGTAAAATTTATTTTGATTTAACCTAGATGATTAATAGCGGTTAGTCAGTGATTTATATCTTTTATAAACGTGATTTGTATCACTAATACCTCTGTGTCTCCCTCCGGCTACTCCCAATACGGTTCGGATAAGCATTTTGAACTAATAATTGGTTTAGGGAAAAGGTTAAAGGGCAAGGGTTAAAGGTTTTTTCTTCCCTTTTCCCCTTCGCCTTTCCCCTTTAACCGAACCGTATTGCGGCTACTCCCACAAAGAAGCAAGCTAAAAGCCGCCTACGGTTTGCGGAGCGTCTTGGAGAGAGGGAAGCCCTCCTACAGCGCTGGTTCACTGCATCTCTGTAGTAAAAATTTTTCAAACCACAAACGCACCGAGAACTTATTCTGCTTCTCGCTCTAATATCAAAGTTACAGGGCCATCATTCTCAATCATCACCTGCATCATAGCGCCAAATTTGCCTGTTTCTACTTGTAAATTACTACTGCGTAACTTCAAAACAAAGCGGTTGTATAATTCCTCTGCTAGTGAGGGAGTAGCTGAACGGTCAAAAGAAGGACGGCGACCTTTGCGACAATCTCCATACAAAGTAAACTGACTCACTACTAACAACCCACCACCAATTTCCTGCACAGATTTCTGCCATCTGTCTCCACCTGCTTCATCAGGAAACAGACGCAACTCCAAACATTTGCGCACCATCCAATCAAGTTCGTTATCTGTATCTGTATCAGCAATACCTACAAGTAAGTTTAATCCTCGACCAATTTTGCCAACAATTTCACCATTGACAGTAACTTGAGACGATTTAACTCGCTGGACAATAACGCGCATTGTAATTTTGGCTTAATTCTCATCCCTAAATTTTAGAGCGATCGCAAGATATCGGGAATAGGAGATGAGGGGGATGAGGGAGATGAGGCAGAGGGGGAAGACAGAGAATGATTATGGACTGTGGACTAATGACTAATGACTAATGACTAATAACCAGATATGTATCTACGCGATCGCTCGACCTATCACCGCTCAACTACAATATATGTATATTGTTGCGAATTGTATATTTAGGGTTTAGCTGTCATGGCTCCCGCCGTTTTAATTCAAAATCTCCAAAAGCGTTACGGTACTGTTGAAGCCGTCAAAGATGTTTCCTTTCAGGTAGAACCAGGAGAAATCTTTGGCTTACTCGGCCCCAATGGTGCAGGTAAAACTACTACTCTGAGAGCTTTGTGTACCCTCACTACACCAGATGCTGGCAAAATCGAGGTATCTGGAGTTTCTGTGTTGGATAACCCCAGAGTAGCTAGACAACGGCTAGGCTATGTTGCTCAAGAAGTTGCCTTAGATAAGGTACTGACAGGACAAGAACTACTGCAACTACAAGCAGCACTGTATCACCTGCCTGGCGCAGTAGCCAAACAGCGAATTGAGACAGTTTTAGATTTACTTGGTTTACAAGAGTACGCCAATAAAAAAACAGGAACCTATTCTGGCGGTTTACGCAAACGCTTAGACTTGGCCGCCGGGTTGCTTCATGCGCCGGATGTGTTGGTGTTGGATGAACCAACCGTAGGGCTTGACATAGAAAGCCGTTTTGTGGTG
Above is a genomic segment from Nostoc sp. MS1 containing:
- a CDS encoding glycosyltransferase, whose translation is MSINKTQSLLPVPVGNLQVPEFPPSYSGATDQPIQFSLIIPTYKESGNIRNVVEKLTQILDEFIPGDYELIVVDDDSPDGTWEVALSLTSEYPQLQVMRRQQERGLSTAVIRGWQAARGNILGVIDGDLQHPPHVLQELLTKIHRGADLAVASRHVDGGGVSSWSFIRRFLSRGAQLLGLMILPRVLGRVSDPMSGYFMVRRECITNATFNPVGYKILLEVIGRGQVDEIAEAGYVFRERQEGESKVTWKQYVDYIRHLIRLRISTGRLQRINESFPLGRFVRFGLVGLSGVFIDMALLYLLSDPSTLGWPLTRSKIIASEIAIFNNFLWNDAWTFADVSMQQQGWSQRIKRFVKFNIVCLAGLVLNVLILNIVFNYLIPNRYIANLIAIAIATVWNFWVNLRLSWRVTQVK
- a CDS encoding TenA family protein is translated as MTLSNELWTANQDLAQACLEHPFVQGIGDGSLEERKFAYYVGQDAFFLEAFARAYSIAAAKSPDWVGFTTFHSLAGGVLEELRLHEGYAAKWGVDLRSVQPGGATRRYTDFLLATAWSGDVGLTAAAMSPCMRLYAFLGEELAKNGIPHHRYADWIRTYSSADFLPLAQQLESLVENYASANAITHSTYRYAMFCEQEFFQAAYLT
- a CDS encoding ATP-binding cassette domain-containing protein, encoding MAPAVLIQNLQKRYGTVEAVKDVSFQVEPGEIFGLLGPNGAGKTTTLRALCTLTTPDAGKIEVSGVSVLDNPRVARQRLGYVAQEVALDKVLTGQELLQLQAALYHLPGAVAKQRIETVLDLLGLQEYANKKTGTYSGGLRKRLDLAAGLLHAPDVLVLDEPTVGLDIESRFVVWEFLRKLRASGTTVVITSHYLEEIDALADRVAIIDRGVVIAVGTPSELKDRVGGDRITLRIREFSPTEEAEKAKNLLQELPFVKEVIINNAQGNSLNLVVTPQNDALSTIQQALNNASLPIFGIAQSRPSLDDVYLAATGRTLLDAELAAVANRDPKAEKKQNMR
- a CDS encoding pentapeptide repeat-containing protein, coding for MKNLIFIATTVITSISFINIAQAANQEHVRQLLATKQCQNCNLSGAGLVMADLSGANLSGANLAGANLSRANLSGADLRGANLSGAGLAGVNLSEAKLSGANLAGADLRGAFLSNAQFTGAYLQGTNFQGAVGIPLQVATPDEFYALGVAEAQKGNQQQAIYYFNQAIAAQPEYAGAYLARGISKYQIFDRQGAAQDAQIAEKLFTTQNNARGIQTSQAFIKELQTPYTEKLSTGKPSFFDFVGSLGSVLLQFFPF
- the dtd gene encoding D-aminoacyl-tRNA deacylase — encoded protein: MRVIVQRVKSSQVTVNGEIVGKIGRGLNLLVGIADTDTDNELDWMVRKCLELRLFPDEAGGDRWQKSVQEIGGGLLVVSQFTLYGDCRKGRRPSFDRSATPSLAEELYNRFVLKLRSSNLQVETGKFGAMMQVMIENDGPVTLILEREAE